The Geomonas agri genome contains the following window.
AGGTAGGCCGCCGGGTCGCAGTACAGGGTGCGCAGATCGCAGCCGGTGAGCCCAGCACCGTAGGCCCCCAAAACGGCGAAGACCGGCGGGCGATCCACCGGGAGCCCCCCGAGGGTATTCATGACGCGCCGGTACGAGTTCATAGGGCACGCTCCGGTATCCGGGCCTGCTCCTGCAAGCAGGTGAAGAGCTCGTCGGCTCCGACCGCGTTTCTCGTCGTCCCGTCCCCTCCCACCTCGGTCACCAGTTCCGGGCGCCAGTTGAAGACCGCGCCGCCGACGGCAAGCTTGATCCGCTCCTGCTCCCCAGCCCCGTCGATCAGGTCGCGTAGCTTGCGGATGTTCATGGCGGTGGTCTGCATCATCGCCGAAACTCCGATGACACGGGCCCCGACCTCGCGCGCCTTTTCCAGGAACTGCTCAGCCGGCACGTCGTTGCCCAGGTCGACCACCTGCCATCCCGCGGCGTTCAGGAAGAGCCCAACCGTTCTGCGCCCAAGGCTGTGGAAGTCGTCCTCGATGTTGCCGATCACGGCAACCCCCTTGCGGTCCCGGTCCTTCTCGTGGTCGGGAAGGCAGCGCAGCAAGGCGTCCTCGGCGATCTTCGAGGCGATGAAGTTCTGGGCCAGCGACATCGACTCTCCTTCCCAGAGCGTGCCGAGCTGGACGATGGCGGGGTCGAGTACTTCCGCGATGACCCGGGCAGGCGGGATGCCGCAGTCAAGGGCACGTTCGATGATGGCAGCCGCTTTGGTGCGGTCCGCGTTGATCATGGCATCAAGCACCTGCCGGTAAAACTCTTCACAGTCACATGCAGCGCCACTTGCTGACTTCGCCATACGCCTCCCGGCCTGCTACTCTCTCAATAGGCAGCCATTGATTCGCTTGCAATACTCACTGGAGTTAAAACGGATCTGATTCCTTGTGCTTGATGAGTATATATGAGGCTTCCATGCAGTCAATAAACCATCACTAACAGATTGAAGCTGTTTCAGGTCCAGTTCCTGCGGCTTTCCTACGCTGCTTCTCTACGCTGGGGCCAAGTTCGAAGGGGGGCGCGTTGTGTCTTCCATGGATGGGAACGGTGCGGCTGCGGCAGGCACAACTTGCGAAGGCCATCATTTTAATGGAAAATAACGCGGTGCCGTGTTAACCGAAAAACAGCTCAAGGCACATGCCTGAACGCAAAGCCGCCAAGGCACTGAGACGCAAAGAGAAACAAGGGCTTTGACAAAAAAACAGAGGGGAGAAACAGGAACCACCTTGCGAGTCTGTACATTTAGCAGTTCGGCTTTGCGGCTTTGCGTTAACGATTTAGGTTTGCTGCCTTGCGTTGTTAGCCTTTTCCTGTTACGGGAGGTGCCGAAATGAAACGGCTGTTCCTGGTGCTGCTGATACTGGTCGTGCTGCCGCTGTGCCTGGGGGCGCAGGAGCCGCAGGTGGGAGTCATTTCCCTGCGCGGCCCCATCAACCCGGTCAGCGCGTCGTTCCTCAAGGAGAACCTGGACGCGGCGGGGAGACGGGGTGACCGGCTCGTGCTGGTGGAGCTGGATACTCCGGGCGGGCTGGACACGGCCATGCGCGAGGCGGTCCAGGCCATCTTCGCGGCGCCGGTCCCGGTGGCGGTCTACGTGGCCCCCGCCGGGGCACGCGCGGCCTCGGCCGGTGCGGTCATCGGCCTCTCGGCAGATATCCTGGCCATGGCCCCCGGCACCAACATCGGCGCGGCCCACCCGGTTGGCCTGGGCGGTAAACCCGACCCGGTCATGGAGGCCAAGGTGGTCAACGACGCCGAGGCCTACGTGGCGGGGATCGCGGCCAAGCGCGGCCGCAACGTGGAACTGGCCCGGAGCATGGTGCGCCAGAGCATTTCCCTCACCGCCGAGGACGCCCTCAAACAGCGGGTGATCGACCTGGTGGCCCCCTCCCGGCAGGAACTCTTGTCCAGCCTGGAAGGGCGGCGGGTGCAGCGCGGCGGCAAAGAGGTTGTGCTGCACCTGGCCGGTGTACGCGTGGTGAACCACGAGATGGGGACCCGCGACAGTATCCTGAACGCGGTCAGCAACCCGGACGTCGCCTACATGCTCATGCTCCTCGGCATCGCCGGGCTCTTCTTCGAGCTCGCCCACCCGGGGGTGATCCTGCCGGGGGTGATCGGGGGCATTTCGCTACTGCTCTCCTTTTTCGCGCTGCAGACCCTGCCGGTCAACTACGCGGGGATCGGGCTGATCCTTTTGGGCATCATCCTGTTCATCGCCGAGATCAAGGTGGTCTCCTACGGCATGCTCGCTGTCGGGGGCGTGGTGGCCATGGTGCTCGGGTCGCTGATGCTCTTCCCGTCGCCCGAGCCGTACCTGCGCCTGTCCTGGGAGGTGCTGGCGGGGACGGTTACGGTGACCGCGCTCTTCTTCGGTGTGGTGGTGGTCAAGGTGATCCAGGCGCACCGGGAGAAACCGATCACCGGCGTGGAAGGGATGATCGGGGAAGTTGGCGTCGCCGATAGCGACCTCGCGCCGGAAGGGAAGGTGCTGGTGCGCGGAGAATACTGGAACGCGACCGGCGAGGAGCCGGTGCGCCAGGGTGAAAAAGTACAGGTGGTCGCCGTGACCGGGCTCAGGCTGACCGTGCGCAAGGCAGGAACGAGAGGGGAGGGGCGAGCCGGGGTATGACTGGATCTGGCAAAACAAAGGAATCGGGGGACCTGCGGCTGGGGGATGCGCTGTTGGGGCTGCCCTGTCTGCAGCGGCAACGTGCCAACCTGACTGCGGGGGCGCGGGAGGAACAGGCGCATACCGGGGTACAGTGTCCGGTGTGCGGCATCGAGGTCCCCGAGTTGGTGCACCGGACTCAGGGGGCGGACGATAGTGGTCTTTCGGAGCGGGTTCAGGAGAGGTTTCCGGGGTGGCGGCCCGAGGAGGGCCTGTGCCTGCCCTGCCTCGAGCGTTTCAGTCATCCCCGCTGAGCGCTAGTAGTGCTTCGGGATGGGAAGGCACCCTTCCTCGTTGAGGGCGGTCAGGTAGGCGCTGCGCAGGCCGATGAAGGCCTGGGTGAGCCGGTCGATCAGGGTGTTGTGGTTGCACCCGATCAGTTCCAGGAGGCCGTTTTGCTTGTTGGCGATCAGCCGCTCGATGTGCGCCCCCCTGCGGTTGATGTCCACGTGGGTGTGCCCTTGGGCGTGGCTGACGAGGCTCAGCATGGCGTCGGTCACGAAGACGTCGATGGAGTAGACCGCTGCCACCTGGGGATGCTCTTTCAATTGGAAGACCACGCGGATTTCCGGGTGCGGGAACTCGATGCCGGGGAGGTGCTCCGGCCCCATGTAGTAGGACGCCGCCACCGGCAGCACTTCGATGTAGCAGTTGAGTAGGGTGGACTCGATATCGATCGGGGTCTGCACCGGAAGTTTCAGGGCGGCCCGGGAGAACTGTTCGCCGTGTTCGAGATAGAGAGATAGCCGCATGTCATCACCTATAGTAGATCCTGCAGTAGAGGGAATACGTCGGTTGTCACGATAAAAATAATACCGGCCCCCACCAAAAAGCAAGTGGGGGCATGCAATTATCTTGGTGACCTGCCAAGATTGCGACCTACCTGTGGCGGCTGATCGCGGTTGACATGACCCGCCGGTCTATGCCATTAATTTCCCATCGCCCTCATCCCGCTAATCCCCTGCTAAGGTGTCTTGCCCTTGCCCATTTTCCGCTTCATCCAGAGATTCCGTGCCGTCGGCTCCCGCTGCAAGCGGCTGTGCCTTTCCCGGGCCATCATGCCTCTCCTGGTACTGTTGCTGGCGCTGCTCCCTTCGGGGGGGGGCGCCGACACGCTGGGGCGCGGCGGAGTCGGCAAAGCGGTGATCGTCGTCGGCGGGGACTTCAACTATCCCCCTTACGAGTTCGTCGACCACGACGGCAAGCCCGCCGGCTTCAATGTCGAGCTGACCCGCGCCATCGCCGAGGTGATGGGCTTCAAGGTGGAGATTTCGCTGGGGCCGTGGGACGGCATGCGCCGCGCGCTGGAACAGGGGGACGTGGACATCCTGCAGGGGATGGCGTTCTCGCAGGAGCGTACCAACGAGGTCGATTTCTCCACGCCGCACGCGCTCTTGTTCCAGTCCATCTGGATCCGCCGGGACGACCGGCGCATAAAATCCATCGAAGACGTGCGCGGCAAGGAAGTCATCGTGATGAAGAACAGCATCATGCATGACTTCATGAAAGGGTACGACCCCAAGGCGCGGCTCATCCTTACCGACACGCTGGCCGAGGCGCTCAGGCTTTTGAACCAGGGGAGGGGAGACTGCGCCCTGGTGTCGCGACTGACCGGGATGTACCTGGAAAAGGAGATGGGGCTGAAGCGGATCGTGCCGGTGGCCGAACCGATCATGACCCAGGCCTACGGCTACGCGGTGAAGAAGGGGAACGCCGAGGTGCTGGCCCGCTTCAACGAGGGGCTCGCCATACTGAAGCGCTCCGGGCAGTTCCAGGAGATCCACAACAAGTGGCTCGGGGTGATGGAGCAGCAGCCGGTTTCCTGGGGGAGGGTGGTGCGCTACGTAACCTTGGTGTCCCTGCCGCTGCTACTGATCCTGGGGGGGACCGTGGTCTGGTCCCGGACCCTGCAGAAGCGGGTAGCGCAGCGCACCGAGGAACTGGCGCGCGAGGTGGCGGAGAAACAGGCCGCGCTGGAGAAACTGCGCATGCACCAGGACCAGTTGGTGCAGGCCGACAAGCTTGCCTCGCTGGGGACCCTGGTGGCCGGCGTCGCCCACGAGATCAACAACCCTAACGGGCTGATCCTTTTGAACCTGCCCCGTTTCGAGGAGGTGCTGCGCGGCTCGCAACCGATCCTGGACGAGTACCGCGAACAGCACGGCGACTTCAAGCTGGGGCGGCACAGCTACGACCGCCTGCGCGAGGAGCTGCCGCACATGCTCTCCGAGACGCAGGACGCGGCCAAGCGGATCAAGCGCATCGTCGCCGAGCTGAAGGACTTCGCGCGACGGGACAGCGCCGACCTCACCGACCACCTGGACCTGAACCTCTGCGCCCAGGCCGCGCTGCGCCTGGTCGAGAACACTGTTGCCAAGAGTTCGCACCAGATCGTGGCGCACCTGGCCGATGCCCTGCCGCGGGTCAAGGGGAACAGCCAGCGCATCGAGCAGGTGATCGTGAACCTCCTTTTGAACGCGGCCCAGTCTCTGGAAGGGAGCGGCAAGAGCATCCAGATCTCCACCCGGCACGACCGTTTCCGCGACCTGGTGCTGCTCACCGTGCGCGACGAGGGGAGGGGGGTGGAGCCCGAGCACCTGGCGCGGCTCACCGATCCTTTCTTCACCACCAAGCGGGAAGAGGGCGGGTGCGGCCTGGGGCTTTCCATCTCGGCGGGAATCATGAAGCAGCACGGCGGTGCGCTGAACTTCGAGTCGCGCCCGGGCTTCGGCACCACGGTTACTATGGAGCTGCCGGCGCTGCCGGCGGGGGAAAACACGGAACACAGAGGACTCTGAGATCCACAGCGGACACGAAGGGCTGCCCTCTCACCCCCCGCCCCTCTTCCCGGTGGGCGAGGGGAGCATGGGCTGTTCGGTGGTCCTGCGGGCGAAGCATTATGCCCCACACCTTTTTCAGGGAGCTGGCATCAGCGTTCCCGCCCCCGGAGGGGGAGGGACAGGGAGGGGGATTTCCTCTCTACCGGCGTTCCCCCCTTCCAAACTCCCCCCTCCAGGGGAGGAGCATGGACGGTGATATAGAAATGAAGAGGAGTCGCAGATGAGCGAAGCACTATATCCTGCCTTCGGCGTGCTGTTGGTGGACGACGAGGCGCCCTGGCTGCGCAGCCTGCGCATGACGCTGGAGGGACCGGGCGCCATTAGCAATATCACTGCGCTCACCGACAGTCGTCTGGTGATGGGGGAGCTGGACCGGGGCGACATCGGCCTGGTGCTGCTCGACCTGACCATGCCTTACCTCTCGGGGCAGGAACTGCTGGCCCGCATCGCGGAGGAACATCCCGAGGTGACCGTGGTGGTGCTGTCGGGACTGAACCAGATCGAAACGGCGGTATCGTGCATGCGCTTGGGCGCCTTCGACTACCTGGTCAAGACCGACGAGGAGGACCGCATCCTCGAATCGGTGCGGCGCGCAATCCGGATGCAGGAGTTGCAGCGGGAAAACAAGGAGATGCGGCGCCGATTCCTGAACGACCGCCTGGAGTGCCCGGAGGCCTTCGCCCCCATCGTCACCAACAACAAGGCGATGCGCTCTATCTTCCAGTACATCGAGGCGGTGGCCAAGAGTACCCAGCCCATCCTGGTTACCGGCGAAAGCGGCGTGGGCAAGGAACTGATCGCCCGCGCCATCCACACCCTGAGCCGCGGCGACGGCCCGCTGGTCCCGGTGAATGTGGCCGGGCTGGAGGACAACGTCTTTACCGATACGCTGTTCGGGCACAAGAAGGGGGCCTTCACCGGCGCCGACGAGAGCCGCAGCGGCATGGTGGAACAGGCCGCCGAGGGGACCCTCTTTCTCGACGAGATCGGCGACCTCTCGCTGCCCTGCCAGGTGAAACTGCTGCGCCTGCTGCAGGAAGGGGAGTACTACCCGCTGGGCAGCGACCAGCCCAAGCAGCTCCGGGCGCGCATCGTGGTGGCGACGCACCACGACCTTTCCAAGAAGAAGGACGCCGGCGGCTTCAGGAAGGACCTCTACTTCCGCCTGAGGGCGCACCACGTTCACATCCCCCCCCTGCGCGAGCGCAAGGACGACATACCGCTGCTTTTGGACCACTTTCTCAAGGAGAGCGCCGAGGTCTTCGGCAAGAAGGTGCCCAGCTACCCCAAGGAGCTGCTGACGCTCTTGGCCAATTACAGTTTCCCAGGCAACCTGCGCGAGCTGCGGTCGATGGTCTACGACGCCATGAGCGTGCACTCCTCGCGCATGCTCTCCATGAACAGTTTTCGGCAGGCGATGGAGGTGCAGGGGGAGGTCCCCGCGGAACAGGCTGCGATGGGGGAACAGAACGTCTTTTACTCCTGCCCCGATATCCCCACCCTGAGCGCGGCGGTGGACCAGTTGGTGGCCGAGGCGATGCGGCGCTCCGACAACAACCAGAGCATGGCCTCTCGCATGTTGGGCATTTCGCAACCCGCACTCAGTAAGAGGCTCAAGCTGCAGAGAGACGGCAAGGCAGAATAGCGGGGGCAGAGAGCCTCCCCCTGGAGGGGGGAGGTTGGAGAGGGGCGCTGGCAATGGCAGGATTTCCCCCTTCCCCCTCCCTGACCCTCCCCCTCCGGGGGAGGGGAATTGGACCTGCCTATATTCGAGGCATTGTTTTAGGACCGCCCTCACCCCCGGCCCCTCTCCCGATGGGCGAGGGGAGGATGTTTTGCCGCTTTTTTCATCAAACTAACGCCTATCATAAACCGGCTTTCC
Protein-coding sequences here:
- a CDS encoding cobalamin B12-binding domain-containing protein, which produces MAKSASGAACDCEEFYRQVLDAMINADRTKAAAIIERALDCGIPPARVIAEVLDPAIVQLGTLWEGESMSLAQNFIASKIAEDALLRCLPDHEKDRDRKGVAVIGNIEDDFHSLGRRTVGLFLNAAGWQVVDLGNDVPAEQFLEKAREVGARVIGVSAMMQTTAMNIRKLRDLIDGAGEQERIKLAVGGAVFNWRPELVTEVGGDGTTRNAVGADELFTCLQEQARIPERAL
- a CDS encoding NfeD family protein translates to MKRLFLVLLILVVLPLCLGAQEPQVGVISLRGPINPVSASFLKENLDAAGRRGDRLVLVELDTPGGLDTAMREAVQAIFAAPVPVAVYVAPAGARAASAGAVIGLSADILAMAPGTNIGAAHPVGLGGKPDPVMEAKVVNDAEAYVAGIAAKRGRNVELARSMVRQSISLTAEDALKQRVIDLVAPSRQELLSSLEGRRVQRGGKEVVLHLAGVRVVNHEMGTRDSILNAVSNPDVAYMLMLLGIAGLFFELAHPGVILPGVIGGISLLLSFFALQTLPVNYAGIGLILLGIILFIAEIKVVSYGMLAVGGVVAMVLGSLMLFPSPEPYLRLSWEVLAGTVTVTALFFGVVVVKVIQAHREKPITGVEGMIGEVGVADSDLAPEGKVLVRGEYWNATGEEPVRQGEKVQVVAVTGLRLTVRKAGTRGEGRAGV
- a CDS encoding transporter substrate-binding domain-containing protein — its product is MPIFRFIQRFRAVGSRCKRLCLSRAIMPLLVLLLALLPSGGGADTLGRGGVGKAVIVVGGDFNYPPYEFVDHDGKPAGFNVELTRAIAEVMGFKVEISLGPWDGMRRALEQGDVDILQGMAFSQERTNEVDFSTPHALLFQSIWIRRDDRRIKSIEDVRGKEVIVMKNSIMHDFMKGYDPKARLILTDTLAEALRLLNQGRGDCALVSRLTGMYLEKEMGLKRIVPVAEPIMTQAYGYAVKKGNAEVLARFNEGLAILKRSGQFQEIHNKWLGVMEQQPVSWGRVVRYVTLVSLPLLLILGGTVVWSRTLQKRVAQRTEELAREVAEKQAALEKLRMHQDQLVQADKLASLGTLVAGVAHEINNPNGLILLNLPRFEEVLRGSQPILDEYREQHGDFKLGRHSYDRLREELPHMLSETQDAAKRIKRIVAELKDFARRDSADLTDHLDLNLCAQAALRLVENTVAKSSHQIVAHLADALPRVKGNSQRIEQVIVNLLLNAAQSLEGSGKSIQISTRHDRFRDLVLLTVRDEGRGVEPEHLARLTDPFFTTKREEGGCGLGLSISAGIMKQHGGALNFESRPGFGTTVTMELPALPAGENTEHRGL
- a CDS encoding sigma-54-dependent transcriptional regulator, whose product is MSEALYPAFGVLLVDDEAPWLRSLRMTLEGPGAISNITALTDSRLVMGELDRGDIGLVLLDLTMPYLSGQELLARIAEEHPEVTVVVLSGLNQIETAVSCMRLGAFDYLVKTDEEDRILESVRRAIRMQELQRENKEMRRRFLNDRLECPEAFAPIVTNNKAMRSIFQYIEAVAKSTQPILVTGESGVGKELIARAIHTLSRGDGPLVPVNVAGLEDNVFTDTLFGHKKGAFTGADESRSGMVEQAAEGTLFLDEIGDLSLPCQVKLLRLLQEGEYYPLGSDQPKQLRARIVVATHHDLSKKKDAGGFRKDLYFRLRAHHVHIPPLRERKDDIPLLLDHFLKESAEVFGKKVPSYPKELLTLLANYSFPGNLRELRSMVYDAMSVHSSRMLSMNSFRQAMEVQGEVPAEQAAMGEQNVFYSCPDIPTLSAAVDQLVAEAMRRSDNNQSMASRMLGISQPALSKRLKLQRDGKAE